The Candidatus Omnitrophota bacterium nucleotide sequence GTGAAGTATCAGTACAGGGAGTCGGTTAAGAATGAAAAAATACAGTTGCCTGCCATGCATTGTCGTGGCGGTCGTTTCGCTTGTTGGGTGCGCCCACCAAGAGGAGTCGAGAACCCTGGCGGTTCAAAAAGTGGAGTCCGCGGGCCAAGCCTACAGCGGCCCACGCACCCCCATCTCCGTGGGTAAATTTGACAACCGCTCGTCTTTCATGCGGGGTGTGTTTTCGGACAACGTAGACCGTTTAGGCGGCCAAGCCCAGACGATTTTGCTTACCCATTTGCAGCAAAGCCGCCGTTTCAGTGTGTTGGATCGCACCAATATGACGGAAATTAAGGAAGAAGCGGCCATGCTGAAAAAGGCGCAAACCCTGAAGGGCGCAGACTTTGTGGTGACCGGTGACGTCACCGAGTTCGGTAGAAAAGACGTCGGAGACAAACAACTGTTCGGTCTTTTGGGTCGTGGAAAAACGCAGATTGCCTATGCCAAGGTCAACCTCAACATCGTCAACACGCTGACCTCAGAAGTGGTCTTCTCCTCGCAAGGCGCCGGTGAATAC carries:
- a CDS encoding CsgG/HfaB family protein, which produces MKKYSCLPCIVVAVVSLVGCAHQEESRTLAVQKVESAGQAYSGPRTPISVGKFDNRSSFMRGVFSDNVDRLGGQAQTILLTHLQQSRRFSVLDRTNMTEIKEEAAMLKKAQTLKGADFVVTGDVTEFGRKDVGDKQLFGLLGRGKTQIAYAKVNLNIVNTLTSEVVFSSQGAGEYSLSEREVIGFGGTAGYDSTLNGKVLDLAVREAVNTLVAGIDSGAWRPAP